A section of the Metabacillus endolithicus genome encodes:
- a CDS encoding MerR family transcriptional regulator, whose translation MTLWFGGLSFGTEKLKIGELAERTGVTKRTIDYYTNFGLLKAERSPSNYRYYDISAVEQLNDIEKCKEQGMSLEDIKKRMIDKNAEEIDVLELRLKIKGLEKDVAEVLSQLEKSNLKNHEFVKKNVSQESLSLIQSLLLLLN comes from the coding sequence ATCACGTTATGGTTTGGAGGGTTATCCTTTGGGACTGAAAAGTTAAAAATCGGTGAACTGGCAGAAAGAACAGGTGTTACAAAAAGAACAATAGATTACTATACTAATTTTGGACTTCTGAAAGCAGAACGTTCCCCTTCGAATTATCGTTATTACGATATTTCTGCTGTTGAACAATTAAATGATATCGAAAAATGTAAAGAACAAGGAATGTCGTTAGAAGACATAAAGAAAAGAATGATTGACAAAAACGCAGAAGAAATAGATGTTTTGGAGTTACGTCTTAAAATAAAAGGATTAGAAAAAGATGTAGCAGAGGTTTTATCTCAACTTGAAAAAAGCAATTTAAAGAATCATGAGTTTGTAAAAAAGAATGTTTCTCAAGAAAGCCTGTCTTTGATTCAATCATTGTTATTACTACTCAACTAA
- a CDS encoding hemolysin family protein gives MITINLLLIFVLIALTAFFVATEFAIVKVRVSKIDQLISEGNKGAVAAKKVVTHLDEYLSACQLGITITALGLGWLGEPTVEKLLHPLFEHFALNESVTHILSFGIAFALVTFLHVVVGELAPKTVAIQKAEAVTLLFAHPIIWFYRLMYPFIWFLNGSARVLVGLFGLKPASEHELAHSEEELRMLLSESYKSGEINKNELKYVNNIFEFDERIAKEIMVPRTEIVSIDIDTSYEEIVEIIKNERYTRYPVIDGDKDKIVGFLNIKELLTSHFTDGGNAKKFNINTFINPVIQVIETIAIHDLLLKMQKDRTHLAILIDEYGGTSGLVTVEDILEEIVGEIRDEFDEDEVPEIRKINDDHYILDGKLLIDDVNNLLNTDFPNEDIDTIGGWFLTQNFNATVGVEVENDGYLFKVHESDGHHIQYLEVTKVKNNVIPIHQ, from the coding sequence TTGATAACCATTAATTTACTTTTAATATTTGTATTAATAGCATTAACAGCATTTTTCGTGGCAACTGAATTTGCCATTGTGAAAGTACGTGTTTCTAAAATTGATCAGTTAATTTCAGAAGGAAATAAAGGTGCAGTAGCTGCTAAAAAAGTTGTAACACATTTAGATGAATATCTATCAGCCTGTCAATTGGGAATTACAATTACAGCATTAGGACTTGGGTGGTTAGGGGAGCCGACTGTGGAGAAGCTATTACATCCTCTTTTTGAACATTTTGCACTGAATGAATCCGTTACACATATTCTATCGTTTGGTATTGCGTTTGCTTTGGTTACGTTCCTTCATGTTGTCGTAGGTGAACTTGCCCCTAAAACAGTTGCGATTCAAAAAGCAGAGGCTGTAACATTACTGTTTGCCCACCCTATTATTTGGTTTTACCGTTTAATGTATCCATTTATCTGGTTCTTAAATGGTTCTGCACGTGTGTTGGTAGGTTTATTTGGGTTGAAACCTGCATCTGAACATGAATTAGCTCATTCAGAAGAGGAACTTCGTATGCTTTTGTCTGAAAGCTATAAGAGTGGAGAAATCAATAAGAACGAGTTAAAGTACGTAAATAATATCTTTGAATTTGATGAAAGAATTGCAAAAGAGATTATGGTACCACGTACTGAGATTGTTTCTATAGATATTGATACAAGTTATGAAGAAATTGTAGAGATTATTAAGAATGAACGATATACAAGATACCCAGTTATAGATGGAGATAAAGACAAAATTGTTGGTTTTCTTAATATAAAGGAACTGTTAACTTCCCATTTTACTGATGGGGGTAATGCTAAAAAGTTCAATATAAACACATTTATTAATCCGGTTATTCAAGTGATTGAAACAATAGCAATACATGATTTATTGTTAAAAATGCAAAAGGATCGAACTCATTTAGCTATATTAATTGATGAGTATGGTGGCACATCTGGATTGGTAACAGTTGAAGACATTCTTGAAGAGATTGTTGGGGAAATTCGAGATGAATTTGATGAAGATGAGGTTCCCGAAATACGAAAAATCAATGATGATCATTATATTCTAGATGGGAAATTATTGATAGATGATGTTAATAATCTTCTAAATACAGATTTTCCTAATGAAGATATTGATACAATTGGTGGTTGGTTTCTTACACAAAACTTCAACGCAACTGTTGGTGTAGAGGTAGAAAATGACGGCTACCTCTTTAAAGTTCATGAAAGTGACGGACACCATATTCAATATTTAGAAGTGACAAAAGTGAAAAATAACGTTATTCCTATACATCAATAG
- a CDS encoding Gfo/Idh/MocA family protein — MVKVGIIGTGWFSGVHAKILSNMQGVQINAICGTSQEKAEKFASSYEDVNSYGNIVEMLDSEKLDAVYVCVPPFAHGEIELELLTREIPFLVEKPLSVDLEVPTRVLSKLNEKSIITSVGYHFRYKDSVSYLKNELENSTTGMATGGWMGSMPTVPWWRNQQTSGGQFIEQTTHLVDLLRYTMGEVEEVYAAYASRALSSQYEGVTVSDVGTVTIKFSNGVIANLSNTCLLPEGDSMVGLDYYTNKGILRLGFNGLEISKKGETSSVKDIVNPYEKESEAFIHAVRTGDTSLILSDYRDAFKTHEVAVAAQVSAEKGQPVRLTK, encoded by the coding sequence ATGGTGAAAGTAGGGATCATTGGGACTGGCTGGTTTAGTGGAGTGCATGCAAAAATTTTAAGCAACATGCAAGGAGTACAAATCAACGCTATTTGTGGAACAAGTCAAGAAAAGGCTGAGAAATTTGCTTCTTCTTATGAAGATGTAAACTCGTATGGAAATATAGTAGAAATGCTAGATAGCGAAAAGCTAGATGCTGTTTATGTGTGTGTTCCACCATTTGCGCACGGTGAAATTGAACTAGAATTACTAACTAGAGAGATTCCTTTTCTAGTAGAAAAGCCTTTAAGTGTAGATTTAGAGGTTCCAACAAGAGTATTATCAAAGCTTAATGAAAAGTCCATTATTACTTCGGTGGGGTACCATTTTCGCTACAAAGATTCTGTCAGCTACTTAAAAAATGAGCTTGAAAACAGTACTACTGGAATGGCAACTGGTGGATGGATGGGGTCCATGCCAACTGTGCCATGGTGGAGAAATCAACAAACTTCAGGAGGACAGTTTATTGAGCAAACAACCCATTTGGTTGATTTACTTCGCTATACAATGGGAGAGGTAGAGGAAGTCTATGCCGCCTATGCAAGTAGAGCACTTTCCTCTCAGTATGAGGGTGTTACTGTATCTGATGTTGGAACCGTCACCATCAAATTTAGCAATGGAGTCATAGCAAATCTTTCTAATACATGTCTATTGCCTGAGGGAGACTCAATGGTTGGTCTTGACTATTACACGAACAAGGGAATTTTACGTTTAGGCTTCAATGGACTAGAGATCTCAAAAAAAGGTGAAACATCGTCCGTAAAAGATATCGTCAATCCTTATGAAAAAGAAAGCGAAGCATTTATACATGCTGTTAGAACCGGTGACACTTCACTGATATTATCAGATTATAGAGATGCTTTTAAAACACATGAAGTGGCTGTGGCTGCTCAAGTTTCAGCTGAAAAGGGGCAACCAGTGAGATTAACTAAATAA
- a CDS encoding TetR/AcrR family transcriptional regulator, translating to MPKQTFYHLPKEKKDTLILSAKEEFSRVPLHEASIANIIKSAGIPRGSFYQYFDDKEDLYFYLLDEFTQNTNRRVMTILRRKQGNLTETFIDLFQHIVHNQHNQDNRAFFKNVFLNMNFKIENTLARSMYEENQKSHYQSLLKLVKTDHLNIKSEQELNDMIEIMISVTIHNLVRVFVLNLSEDEALTKYINQIELLKKGFQKE from the coding sequence ATGCCAAAACAAACGTTTTATCACTTACCAAAAGAGAAGAAGGATACATTAATATTATCGGCAAAAGAAGAATTCTCACGGGTTCCCCTTCATGAGGCATCAATTGCCAATATAATAAAAAGTGCAGGGATACCAAGGGGAAGCTTTTATCAATACTTTGATGATAAAGAGGATTTGTACTTTTATTTGTTAGATGAATTTACACAAAACACGAATAGAAGAGTAATGACCATTCTAAGGAGAAAACAGGGGAATTTGACAGAAACCTTTATTGATCTTTTTCAACATATTGTTCATAACCAGCATAATCAGGATAATAGAGCTTTTTTTAAGAATGTATTTTTAAATATGAATTTTAAAATTGAAAATACGTTGGCAAGAAGTATGTATGAAGAAAATCAAAAATCTCATTACCAAAGTCTACTAAAATTAGTAAAAACAGATCATTTGAATATTAAATCTGAACAAGAACTAAATGACATGATTGAAATAATGATCTCAGTAACAATTCATAATTTAGTTCGTGTATTTGTACTAAACTTATCTGAAGATGAAGCACTAACCAAATATATCAATCAAATTGAATTACTAAAAAAGGGATTTCAAAAGGAGTAA
- a CDS encoding GTP pyrophosphokinase — MDTLELVKFIMTYKFAINEITTKLNILNEEFKYVHDYNPIENISSRVKTPESILQKVKKKNCDLSIMSIKENIKDIAGVRITCSFISDVYKVYEMLQKQKDIDVVQCKDYIKSPKPNGYQSLHLIIRIPVFLSDRVEDTYVEIQIRTKAMDFWASLEHKIYYKFGKEIPENLTNELKEAALSAIELDKKMERLHEEVKLIKNIENVNEV; from the coding sequence ATGGATACATTAGAACTTGTAAAGTTTATTATGACCTATAAATTTGCTATTAATGAAATCACCACAAAGCTTAATATTTTGAATGAAGAATTTAAGTATGTTCACGACTATAATCCAATAGAGAATATAAGTTCAAGAGTGAAAACACCAGAAAGTATTTTGCAAAAAGTTAAAAAGAAGAATTGTGATCTATCTATTATGTCAATAAAGGAAAATATTAAAGATATCGCAGGTGTTCGAATAACATGTTCTTTTATTTCTGATGTGTATAAAGTGTATGAGATGCTTCAAAAGCAAAAAGATATAGATGTGGTTCAATGTAAGGATTATATTAAGTCCCCAAAACCTAATGGGTACCAAAGTCTTCACCTTATTATTAGAATACCAGTTTTTCTGTCTGATCGAGTAGAAGACACTTATGTTGAGATTCAGATTAGAACAAAAGCAATGGATTTTTGGGCAAGCTTAGAGCATAAGATCTATTACAAATTTGGGAAAGAAATTCCTGAGAATTTAACAAATGAATTAAAAGAAGCAGCTTTATCTGCTATTGAGCTAGACAAGAAAATGGAGAGGCTTCATGAAGAGGTAAAACTCATAAAAAATATTGAAAATGTTAACGAAGTATGA
- a CDS encoding DUF5392 family protein, which produces MNYIVERIKKSEVVSDRVKEKYISLVKERPLQTLNHFVNFLEVENRVTN; this is translated from the coding sequence ATGAACTATATAGTTGAACGAATAAAGAAAAGTGAGGTTGTATCGGACCGTGTTAAAGAGAAATATATCTCTTTAGTAAAAGAAAGACCGTTACAGACTTTGAACCATTTTGTAAATTTTTTAGAAGTAGAGAATAGAGTGACAAATTGA
- a CDS encoding ABC transporter substrate-binding protein translates to MKNTKKFMVFVLMLVLALMTACSGASKTTSDGSLNNGASESGNEDEKLTIALSVGTLANPFFVAMGKGAEEAGKELGAEVIVESAEYDLAKQTSQIENFITQKVDVILLNAVDTKGIAAAVQQAKEAGIPVIAVDVNAEGGVDATVTSDNYQAGQLAGEYVIEQLGGKGNIVIIDGPPVSAVADRIQGFEDAIKDSDIKVVAKQNGEGNREKALTVMESILQANPSGSIQAVFAINDPEAIGVEIAQEQAGRKDEFFIVGVDGAPEATDAMAKENSSIYATSAQSPREMVKKAAEIGMKVKNGEDVEDLIKVPVELVTQETLGSYKGW, encoded by the coding sequence ATGAAAAATACAAAAAAGTTCATGGTATTTGTTTTGATGTTAGTACTGGCTTTAATGACAGCATGTAGTGGAGCAAGTAAAACAACAAGCGATGGTAGCTTAAACAATGGCGCTAGTGAGAGCGGTAATGAAGACGAAAAATTAACAATTGCTTTATCTGTTGGTACATTAGCAAATCCTTTCTTTGTTGCGATGGGAAAAGGTGCCGAAGAAGCAGGAAAAGAGTTAGGAGCAGAAGTTATTGTTGAAAGTGCAGAGTATGACTTGGCGAAGCAAACATCACAAATTGAAAACTTTATTACCCAGAAGGTGGATGTTATTTTGCTTAATGCTGTTGATACAAAAGGTATTGCTGCAGCAGTTCAGCAGGCAAAAGAAGCGGGAATTCCTGTTATTGCAGTTGATGTAAATGCTGAAGGTGGAGTGGATGCAACAGTTACATCAGATAACTATCAGGCAGGTCAGCTAGCTGGTGAGTATGTAATCGAACAATTAGGTGGAAAAGGCAATATTGTTATTATTGATGGACCACCTGTTTCTGCTGTAGCAGATCGTATTCAGGGATTTGAGGATGCAATAAAAGATTCTGATATTAAAGTCGTTGCAAAACAAAATGGAGAAGGAAATCGTGAAAAAGCGTTAACGGTTATGGAAAGTATCTTACAAGCTAATCCATCTGGCTCCATTCAAGCCGTATTTGCTATTAACGATCCAGAAGCAATCGGGGTGGAAATTGCTCAAGAACAAGCAGGACGTAAGGATGAATTCTTCATTGTAGGTGTAGATGGAGCCCCTGAAGCAACAGATGCAATGGCAAAAGAAAACAGCTCTATTTATGCAACTTCAGCACAATCACCTCGTGAAATGGTGAAAAAAGCAGCAGAAATTGGTATGAAAGTGAAAAATGGAGAAGATGTAGAAGATTTAATCAAAGTTCCAGTTGAGCTAGTAACTCAAGAAACTTTAGGTTCTTACAAAGGCTGGTAA
- a CDS encoding ATP-binding cassette domain-containing protein — MVVKENVRQRNNLKQPVLSMKGISKTFSRVTVLKNVKIELYPGEVHALMGENGAGKSTFMKILAGIHQPDQNGGEIYYKGKTILWKDPIDARNNGISVIHQELNLSPNLTISENILMGTKFPRNSLGMVKWDDVHERAPKDFRFYGI, encoded by the coding sequence ATGGTTGTCAAAGAGAATGTAAGGCAGCGAAATAACCTAAAGCAACCTGTCTTAAGTATGAAGGGGATAAGTAAAACCTTCTCAAGAGTCACTGTATTAAAAAATGTGAAAATTGAGTTGTATCCTGGTGAAGTCCATGCACTAATGGGAGAGAATGGTGCTGGAAAATCTACATTCATGAAAATTTTAGCAGGGATTCATCAACCAGATCAAAATGGAGGAGAAATCTATTATAAAGGAAAAACAATCTTGTGGAAGGATCCTATTGATGCAAGAAATAATGGAATAAGTGTGATTCATCAGGAGTTAAATCTTTCTCCAAATCTTACAATCAGTGAAAACATTTTAATGGGGACAAAGTTTCCTAGAAATAGTTTAGGAATGGTAAAGTGGGATGATGTTCATGAAAGAGCCCCAAAGGATTTTAGATTCTATGGGATCTAA
- a CDS encoding sugar ABC transporter ATP-binding protein — protein MGSKLNPRQLVSTLSVAQQQMVEIARALSFKAEVLIMDEPTASLTDKEIIKLFEIIQDLKTQGVAIVYISHRMEEIFKISNRFTVLRDGEWIASGPIEETDPDHLVKLMVGRDLKDLFNRTKAFEPSYQKNDIPVLELRNISDKKLVKNVSFKLYPGEIVGLAGLVGAGRTELVRTIFGASHLTSGEIYVNDQLVKINSPIDAISNGIAHVPESRKEQGLFLSMSVKENILMAELQSHSKSGVVRWKDVNATADRYIKELSIKIASPEQPVSNLSGGNQQKAVIARWLSISPKVLLLDEPTRGVDIGAKTEIHKIISKLADEGLAVLMISSELPEVLGISDRILVMSEGRLTGELSRKEATQEEIMYFATKGE, from the coding sequence ATGGGATCTAAACTTAACCCACGTCAATTAGTATCAACTCTTAGTGTTGCTCAGCAGCAGATGGTTGAAATTGCCCGTGCCCTATCCTTTAAGGCCGAAGTTCTTATTATGGATGAGCCTACAGCTTCATTAACAGATAAAGAAATTATAAAACTATTTGAAATCATTCAAGATCTTAAAACCCAAGGTGTTGCCATCGTATATATATCTCATAGAATGGAAGAAATTTTTAAGATTTCAAACAGATTTACAGTATTACGTGATGGTGAATGGATCGCGAGTGGTCCTATCGAAGAAACTGATCCAGATCATCTTGTCAAACTTATGGTTGGACGTGACCTTAAAGATTTATTTAACCGTACAAAAGCATTTGAACCTTCTTATCAAAAAAATGATATACCCGTATTAGAACTCAGAAATATATCTGATAAAAAGTTAGTGAAAAATGTGTCATTTAAGCTTTATCCTGGTGAAATTGTCGGTCTGGCAGGACTTGTAGGTGCAGGGAGAACTGAATTAGTCAGAACTATATTTGGTGCATCACATCTAACAAGTGGTGAAATCTACGTAAATGATCAATTAGTGAAAATCAATTCACCAATTGATGCAATATCCAATGGAATCGCACACGTACCAGAAAGTAGAAAAGAACAAGGCTTATTTTTATCTATGTCTGTCAAAGAGAATATCTTAATGGCTGAACTTCAGAGTCACTCAAAATCTGGAGTCGTTCGATGGAAAGACGTTAATGCTACAGCCGATCGATATATTAAGGAATTAAGTATTAAAATCGCTTCTCCTGAACAGCCTGTTTCCAACCTTAGTGGAGGAAATCAACAAAAAGCAGTAATTGCAAGGTGGCTGTCTATTTCACCAAAAGTATTACTACTTGATGAACCTACTAGAGGAGTTGATATTGGTGCGAAGACAGAGATTCATAAGATTATTTCTAAGTTAGCTGATGAAGGGTTAGCAGTTTTAATGATTTCCTCAGAATTACCAGAGGTGCTAGGAATTAGTGACAGAATTCTTGTAATGAGTGAAGGAAGATTAACTGGTGAACTATCGAGAAAAGAAGCTACACAAGAAGAAATCATGTATTTTGCTACAAAAGGGGAGTAA